A window from Gallus gallus isolate bGalGal1 chromosome 5, bGalGal1.mat.broiler.GRCg7b, whole genome shotgun sequence encodes these proteins:
- the PTGER2 gene encoding prostaglandin E2 receptor EP2 subtype, which produces MNGTGREPCGHGEALAAGARPLVSALMFSAGLLGNLLALGLLLRCRRPPRARPPSLFHVLVLALVVTDLLGTCSVSPFVLASYHRNLTLTALGRGGHICLYFGFAMSFFGLATMLVLFAMALERCLALGRPYFYERFLSPRAGLVALPAIYTFSAAFCSLPLLGFGRYVQYCPGTWCFIQMRVDDGRHKAAGLHVTFSLLYATLLLFLILSVLLCNLSVIANLARMRRRGQRTRRLATLEQPRGVGGSGRRIFSMAEEIDHLLLLAIMTITFVICSLPFTICAYVNKFSQSENHDWDLLALRFLSINPIIDPWVFAILRPPVLRVLRSVLCCQLSPGRQDSQCPTSAKTKLEPSGQ; this is translated from the exons atGAACGGGACGGGCCGGGAGCCGTGCGGGCACGGCGAGGCGCTGGCGGCCGGAGCTCGGCCTCTGGTCAGCGCGCTGATGTTCTCCGCGGGGCTGCTGGGCAACCTGCTGGCCCTGGGACTGCTGCTGCgctgccgccgcccgccccgcgcccgcccgccGTCCCTGTTCCACGTCCTGGTGCTGGCCCTGGTGGTCACCGACCTGCTGGGCACCTGCTCCGTCAGCCCCTTCGTGCTGGCCTCCTACCACCGCAACCTGACGCTGACCGCcctggggcggggggggcacaTCTGCCTCTACTTCGGCTTCGCCATGAGTTTCTTCGGCCTCGCCACCATGCTCGTCCTCTTCGCCATGGCGCTGGAGCGCTGCCTGGCCCTGGGGCGGCCCTACTTCTACGAGCGCTTCCTCAGCCCCCGCGCCGGCCTGGTGGCCCTCCCGGCCATCTACACCTTctcagctgccttctgctccttGCCTCTGCTGGGCTTCGGGCGCTACGTGCAGTACTGCCCCGGCACCTGGTGCTTCATCCAGATGCGCGTGGACGACGGGCGGCACAAGGCAGCCGGTTTGCACGTCACCTTCTCGTTGCTCTACGCCACCttgctcctcttcctcatcctctcGGTGCTGCTGTGCAACCTCAGCGTCATCGCCAACCTGGCCCGCATGCGTCGCCGCGGGCAGAGGACGCGCCGGCTGGCCACGCTCGAGCAGCCGCGAGGGGTGGGGGGCTCCGGCCGCCGCATCTTCTCCATGGCCGAGGAGATCgaccacctcctgctcctcgCCATCATGACCATCACCTTCgtcatctgctccctgcccttCACG ATCTGCGCCTACGTCAACAAGTTCAGCCAGAGCGAGAACCACGACTGGGACCTGCTGGCACTGCGCTTCCTCTCCATCAACCCCATCATCGACCCCTGGGTCTTCGCCATCCTGCGGCCGCCGGTGCTGCGGGTGCTGCGCTccgtgctgtgctgccagctgtcCCCAGGCAGACAGGATTCGCAGTGCCCAAcctctgcaaaaacaaagctgGAGCCCAGCGGGCAGTAG